Part of the Coregonus clupeaformis isolate EN_2021a chromosome 31, ASM2061545v1, whole genome shotgun sequence genome, TATGAATGCATGAAATGTCCCTTAGCAACCCAAACAACAACTTTTTCAATTATATTTCTCTCTGTTTAATGCAAATTAGCACTACAAAGACTTGTAGATCGACTTACACTGTAGAGTAACTAACTTCCCTGCAGGTATGTAGTAGAGAACACTACTAACTACAGTCAGTTTTAGAGGGGCTAGGCCTCCCTAGATTTAACAGTGAATCTATTGCGGAGTGGGCCCTCCCCTTACCCTCCTGGTgtccctgcctgtgtgtgtgcagtgtgaggTTGTGCAGCAGAGAAACGGATGAGCCCACAGTAAGTGTGCTGTGATTGTGAAACAATGGTGTCTGGTTACATAATAAGCTGTTGCGTTCAAAGGAGGCGTAACATGCAGCGGAGCAGAGCAGATGCACTGCTCAGTTTCTACCCAGAGGCCCTGTGCACTccgacagagggaggaggaggagaggggggacaacATTCCCGAAACACTATCCAGATGCAAAACAGCACACCTCAGGGATGACAGAAGGTCACTGAGATTTCACCGAGCATTAGGCCCTACTGACACCAGCCACAATAGGTTGATGTCACAGCCAGGGGACATGTCTACCGTAGCCATCTCTACGACGTGTTCCAAAATCTTACATTGAGTTGATGAGGCAAGAGAATTTCACCCAGTGTTTACTACACTGATCAGAGCCTAATGTTTTAACTCCTCTTACGGACATTTCTCAGATTTATTTTTATTCTTGCAGTATCCTTTTCATTACCCCTGCTGTATGGAAGCTGGCAGCAGTGAAGATTGCAGAAACTCTTGTGTTAAGAAGATGGTACtaaagattgattgattgatttaatttactctttatttttctctctagCAACCAGAGAGTCGGCGTTCGTCCACGCCATCGCCTCAGCGGGGGTGGCGTTTGCTGTGACTCGGTCCTGCGCTGAGGGCACGTCCACCATGTGTGGCTGTGACTCCCACCACAAGGGTCCCCCGGGGGAGGGCTGGAAGTGGGGCGGCTGCAGCGAGGACGCTGAGTTCGGGGTGCTGGTGTCCAGAGAGTTTGCTGATGCCAGAGAGAACCGTCCTGACGCGCGCTCTGCTATGAACCGACACAACAACGAAGCAGGACGCACGGTAAATAGGCCACTGAGCATTTACTGCCCAACTAGAATGGATATCTTGGCAGTGCATGCTATACAGTTAACTATACAACTGTTGGTAACACAAAGCCATGCATGTAATGTAAATACACATATGGAACACAGTTTACTACACAGCCAAGCAGGATGCAGTGTATAAAATTAAGTACATTCAGTACACATATATCACTACATAATGATACAGgacacaccctgaacacacccAGCCCTGTAGCTAAAGAAAGTTCAAAAGCACAGTAGTAAAAAGACAATGAACAAAGATCTGCTTGTTTGGCAATAGGATGGAATTATCCACAGTAAACATTACAGTACCAGATTACTAATTCTATGACAGGAAGGATTTCAGAATTTGACTTAAGTTCAGTCCACATTTCTGCGAGTTTCTGCCTGAAAAGTAGCACTTCATCTTGAATGATTGGGTAATTATCTGATGTTAAAAAAAATTTGCCCCTGCCTTTCATGCCTCGCATCCCAAACGAAATTCCCTGACAGACGAATAACCCAAGTTAGTTGAGGGGGAAGAGAAGGGAATCAGCTCTGACTTAAACCATAACTCGCTGCTGTCATTGCTCAGTGCAATATCTGGTGAGCTACTCCTCACCAACATACTGAGGGGCAATTGGAGAGACCACACGGCAACAAGGCAGCCCTTTGATCTGACTAGACAGGAGCTGGGAGACCACAGGAGCTGCAAAATGGCAGGCAGCCCAGTCAGGacccctttctctctttcaccctGATCCCAGTCGCCCCACCTGGCCCTCTCAAGCTCCATTGTTTACCTTGGGCCCCTGGGAGATGCCAGGGGCCTGACAAGCCCAGGACATGATGTCAGAACTAAGAACCTTTCCACCCCTCACCGcccccactcccctctcaccCGAAGGTGCCACAAACACCTGCCTTCTGCCGCAGCTGGGGGAATTCTGCATCTAAATATAGCTGGGGAATTAAAGCAAAACCAATCTAAACAAAGGTGAAGAGAGCTGGTCGCGTTGCTCACGTAAATGCAGTGACTTCAGAAGGAGTGAGCTGCTGCACACTGCAAAGGCCTGCCTCTGTTTCACAGCTGCCTGAACCACACCTGTAGACGCAGCCAAGTAGCATGTTGTTTTCAACCTACAGGTCGGTACTCACTAGTCAGGTTATTGGTAAGAATAGTTGTTCAAATGGGCTGTCTGGTAGTACACTAAACAATGAGGGCGAGAGACAAAACAAACATGCCCCTAGACTAAACAAACTGACACCCAGATTAAACAAATGTTATAATGACACGCTACCAATTGAAATCACATTTACTGTACACTGTGCTGAATTATTCTATCTGTTTCCTTTTCCCTCTTCCTCTTTTTCTCTCAGACCATCCTGGACCACATGCACCTGCGCTGTAAATGCCATGGCCTGTCGGGCAGCTGCGAGGTGAAAACATGCTGGTGGGCGCAGCCCGACTTCCGCATGCTGGGCGACTACCTGAAGGACAAGTACGACAGCGCCTCGGAGATGGTGGTGGAGAAGCACCGCGAGTCGCGCGGCTGGGTGGAGACGCTGCGCGCCAAGTACGCCTTCTTCAAGCACCCCACAGAGCGTGACCTGGTCTACTACGAGGGCTCGCCCAACTTCTGCGAGCCCAACCCGGAGACGGGCTCATTCGGCACGCGCGACCGCGCCTGCAACGTGTCCTCGCACGGCATCGAGGGCTGCGACCTGCTCTGCTGCGGCAGGGGCCACAACACCCGGACTGAGAAGCGCAAGGAGAAGTGCCACTGTATCTTCCACTGGTGCTGCTACGTCAGCTGCCAGGAGTGCGTGCGCGTCTACGATGTGCACACGTGCAAGTGAGAGCCTGACAGATGGACAGAATGATGGACCACAGCGCCCATCGCATGCATACAGACATAAGTACAGACAGACACCAATGGGGAATGGCATTTCTGTACTGGAACTCTATACTTCTGGACCCTTGTAATAAAAATGTTCCCCATATCCTTCTTCCAAGCCCTGCATCCTGCATATGGGAGGGCCCATTTCCATTGGAACAAGCTCAGTCAGTTTGACCAGTTCTCATTCCTGCAGCATTGGGCCATGAACCCTTCTTTATTTATTTCCCCCACACACGGCTGTGGTACCTAACATGAAATCATTGCAGTAACTGAGGACTTTCCAGACCATTGCTATCGAATTGACATCTTTTTAACTAACACCTGATTTCACCAGTCAATCACCTGGCTGGTCAACTATTGAGAACTAAAGCAGTTCCCCAACGTCACTTGTCAATCCAAACAGTACTGAACACACGGCTGCAGCCCAGGAACCTACCACTTTAACTACTGAGCAGGCTGTTACTGGACCCTGCCCTTCTAAACTAAACTACTGAGCTGATGAAATCTCCTCTTTCCCAACCCCTGCACATTGTACTGATACTGAACTGCAGCAGTCACCTAGTTGAGACGCCTGGAAGATATGCTAGAGCGTGATTTTATAGCCACACATTTCTGAAATATTAGCAATGGGCCGGGACCGGAGGTGGTATGCAGGAAGGGACATGTGCACGTAACAAACACGCTTGTTTCCACTAACGAACATTTCTGCACATGTATGCACTATTCAGCTGTACACTAACTGTCTGGAGGAGGTAAAACTTTGGCAATTGTTATTTATGAGAGCAAATGCATTCTTCTTGTTTATCTCATTCAGATCAGATAaatttttctggaatttccctTACAGTATTTGAGGAAATTATAATTAAATGTCATATAGAAGTAAACATTcacaacaacaacaggtagagGGTTCAGGTTTAAGAGATAATACTTTATTGGATTAACATTGAATTCATGCATCACCAGCTAATTCTGCACTTGCAATAGGCCCAATGCTAATGAATAATTCTACTAATAGCGGTCATACTACAACAATGAGATTATGATTCTAACACACTGACAATCCATTTCATTAGGTTCCTTATAGTGCTGTGAAGTCCTTGTCTAAACTAAACCCTACTCTCACCAGTGAAACGTGATGACAAGTGGAGAGAGCAGAAAGTGTCAAGTCTTCAATAGCAGTCTTTCCTCATCTCCTTCACTTCCCTTAACTGTCTTGACAATAGAAGCAATATGTTGGAAACTTGTTCAGAGACTAAGTGTCTGTGGGAAACAAATGGAGGAGACGAGGGTAGGAAGGTTATGTAACGTATTGGGATACAGCTGATGTGAGCGAAAGTGTTTGTGCTGACTGCCAGTGAAAGGGGTGTAAGGGTTAGGGGAGGgatgacaggcaggcaggtggaaTAAGCTGTGAGGTTTCCACACAACATGTTCTGACAGTCCTACGTGCCTCCTAATAATTATATTTAACAACAAAAATACAATTTACCCAGGTAGTATAGGCTCCTCTCTTTGTGACATACGGTAGCTTAGCAACTGCGTCACCCTCTAAAAAGCCCTCCCTACCAGGGCCCTTTCTATgttgtttcttcctttcctacccGCTATATCCAAAGTTTTGTAAAAAGGTTTTAAAGTTAATAATTCCCTTTTTATTTTATAATCTGAAAATGTTATGTTTTTATAAATATTATTTATTATACAATGTATATATCTGTATGACTGAACTAAGATTATATATTTGAAGAACAAATGACTGTCTCATGCTTTTGCTTCTTAGCTAGAGGTACTTTTCTAATAATTTCAGTTTGTAAGCATCAATTCCTCTACATTTCCTTACCAAATCATGTATATAGACATTGCACATAACACTACTGAACTAATTTCTAAATGGCAAGCTGCGATGGTGTTCCAAACTGTGATAGACAGTTATCCATGCTTAATAAATAGTACAATCCTCTCTATAACTCAAAATAATGTCTCAATCTGCTCTAGAATAGAACACTGCTCTAGAACTTAGTGAAACGTCTGCAATGTCTCGATCAAGTTAATTTCTCCCTGATAAAATCTATAGGTGAATGACAGGTAAATGACAAGTGCATCTACAGCATCAATCAataatacacacatatatatatatatatatatatatatacacacatatttaGAAATGTACTGTACGAAATGTTCATGTGTCCACTTTTATTGCAATAATACAATTGCAACTTAGATACAAATAGATTTAGGAAAAAAGCGCACTGGTCACTGCAAATAATGTATACATCTGGTTGATATATCAATTCCATACATTTACACTTGACTTGTGTTTATCTGAAACAAACCTGCATACTGTACTTCAGTATATAAATGGCAGTGTGTTAGGCATGCACAAGGATGGGGGGGAGAGAGGCGGTGCTATAATGTCTAATGTCAACGTTATCTCTTGTATTTTAGGGGGCATATAGCCTTTATACAGAACAGTCTATTGAGACTCTATTCTGTATCAGGACTAGGAGGCAGAGATAAGGCCCATGGGTTATAACAGTCAAAAGAGGGTAGTGCCATCCTGAAACAGAACCATATCTCTCCTGTTCTATAAGGCGTGGGTTAAGGCAGACACTTTCTGGCATAAGAAACAGCTCACACACCACAGAAATACTGAGAGAGGACCACCAGTAAGGACAAAGAGTAACAACGATATGCTTTAAACCTAGTATACCTCcacttatcctctctctcctcctgtccacAAAGAAACAGCACAGCCATCCACCAGCATGCAAAGGCACAACAGAGGGTCTCCAGAGATCATTCATAGAGAACAGCATGATACAGAAACAATTTCAACAGTAACATCAggcttgtgtgcgtgcgtggttGGGGAGGGGGTTCACTTCTAAAATGGTCTTGGTCTGAAAATGGATCACTTTTTCCAGTTACTATCTAATCAATATTAGTATCATGATTAATTATTTGTGACAATTATTCATAAAACAAAGAGAGTCAAAAACGAAACATAATAAAACAAAAGTGAGTAGGGCTAAGAGTAATGCTTGGAACCATAATTTCCTGGAATGATTAGAAATCTATGCAAGTAATATCGAACACACAATAGGTCATCATATACATGTTTTCTCATCAAATAACCATTTAGTTATAAACATACATCAAACTTATTTTTGCTTTTTATACATAAAATCCCATGGAGTGCTAGCAGCACAGATCACAACACTTTggatgcgtctcaaatggcaccctattcagtgcacttattttgaccagggcccatagacctCTGGTCAAGAAGTagtacactaaatagggaatagagtgccatatGAATCAGAAATAAAAATCATACACAGAACAGTGCTTAATTCTCACTTAATTTACGCACACAGAGAGATTGTgttgatgaggaagaggaggagggtggtcAATCGGGGTTGCCATGGAAACATGCAGTACAGAGATTACACAGAGAGCGTTGGGGATGGACAGATTAGGCAGAGATAGAATCTCTCACTCTTTGCCGGCCGCACCCAGGCTTCCGCTCCTCAGCCACTGGGGGTAAAAGACAGAAGAAAAAAAGTGAGAGGAGTTAGAAGAACAGGAAGGAAGAGAAAGAATCTGCATATTTTTGTTCCAACCCTACTCCAcgctttcttttatttttttaaacctttatttaactaggcaagtcactgaagaacacattcttatttacaatgacggcctaccaagaggcaaaaggcttcctgtggggacgggggctgggattaaacatactaatataggacaaaacacacatcacgacaagagagacaccgcAACACTACATAaaaagagacctaagacaactTTGTTCAAGTACTTACTGGGAGAGGCAGCTACTGCTGGGAAATGCAGCTCCACCATGGGCTTAGATGGCTATGCGCTTGTCAGAAACCAACCTGTGGGGAGTAAGGAGACATGCATTCATTAATCCGTCAACCAACAACAAACCAAACAACAACTAGGTGGTGTGAGAGGGGAGGGAACAGAATAGTGTTCTACTTACGCTCCCTGTTCTCTCAGCAGGGTCAGGAACTTACTAACTCTGTGTTCAGGATCCATCTGGaagacacacatgcgcacacagacatgcacacacgcgCTTGTTAGCTCTCTTTGGGCATGTGCCCATATTTGCCTACATTTTCTATATAGCCTCCTTTCCTAGAACTTGTTTAAAAGTAGACTGCAGATGGTTCTCAGTGGGCCTGGGGCCGGCACAGCACAGGTGCCTGCAGGGCTGTCTGTAATTGGCTGGGAAGGTTTGAGTGGGCGGCTTGGAGGGAAGTGGATCAACTGTAGGATGACAGGAGGGAGTGATACATCTGGCAATCTGAACAGCAGCATCATGGAGAGTGGGTCTTATGTCTGGCTAACCCGAGGGGGAGAACCAGCTCTGAGAGAGAGGCTCACAGAAACAATGTCACGTAACTATGCAAATGCATGGTACTATTCAACAATGGTCATCTTGACTATGGGTTAGATAtgatgagatatatatatatgattgGACTGAACACGATTAGCTGTGTTACATGAAAGAAGTGGAATGTCAGACATtacatgtacaggtaactgccaaaataaaggaagcaCTTGAGAAATGAGGgacacaaagtatattgaaagcaggtgcttccacacaggtgtggttaatTAAGCAAtcaacatcccatcatgcttagggtcatgtatgaaaatgcccagttgcacattattttggctaccatggctagaagaagagatctcaacACAATTTAACACTTCTGGGAGATTCTGGACAACAAATTATTTTCTCGTAGAAGAAtagtgtcgcatccctccaatagagttccagacacttgtagaatctatgccaaggtgtatTCAAGCTGTTCTGtttcgtggtggcccaacgccctattaagacactttatatcGATGTTTCCTTTGGCATTTACCTGTatcattttggcagttacctgtacatttcCAGTGGTGGCAAATAGGCCCTGGAGTTCATGCTTTCTATTGAAGAAAGAGGAtttgaaggggaggggaggggattgGGAAAGAAAATTAATGTCAGTCTATGCAATAACTTATCTTTTGAATTGCCTGTAGCTATTGGAGATAAGACATGAGAGAAGTGAAAACTATTGGGGAAAATGTGGGATGAGAGGGTAAaaatagagagggagaagtgGGTGTCACGTCGGCGGAGCAGGGAGTCTGTGCGCAGCATGTCTTGGCAGACACTCGTTCATACTCCTCTTGGTGGGAGGTGTGTGTTAACTCAACATGGCTGCATTAGTGCATACCACAGCAATTACACAGCATCCAGCAGCTGCAACAAACAGCACAGGGACACACATCGACAATCGAGAGAGACCATACAACCATACACACCGCAGACACATACCGTAGACTAGAAATACAGTAGTAACGCTAGCACCAGATTTTAACATCCTGGTCCTCGGGACCCACACCTGATTCACCCAATCTAACTTCTCTTCCAgcccttgattagctgaatcgggtgtgttagtgctggggaaGAACAAAAACATGCACCCctctaggggttgtttctggacagggcctaaGAGAGTAACCCTCAACAGTAGATAAGACCTTTCCAAGGTGCTATGTGGTCTTTGTGTGGCTGGCATTCCTCTACAATTCATAGCATGTGAGCACATAAGACGGGGAAGTATGCAGAGAATGGTCGGGAAAGTAGAGCGATGACATTATTGGGGCTCACCACACAAATCATTGTTGAATCCAAACTGGTTTTAATTAAAGGTCGTAATTAATGTCGGTTTGTTTTGACTGAAACCAGACAAGAATCCGTGACTCCCCAGACTGTGGTTGTCTAGGCCAAGGTTCTCCAACTCCCACTCTGGGAGAGCTAAAGGGTGTGTGcaagcttttgttccagcccagcagtaACATTCCTGAACCCACTAATCGTGGTCCAGATTGAAGAAGGCCATGACTGGTTGATTATTTGATGGTTAGTGCTGGGCTGAAACTAAACCGGGTCTTTGTCTCTCTCACCTGCACAGCCATTTCGATGAGCATCGTCAGCTTCTTAATGCCGATCCACACCCTCTGGCCCTTCACCGCCTTGGCAATGTCTGCCCGCTCCTTCTCCTGGAAACTACCTAGCATCTACAACAGAAAGAAAAGCAGTTTAAAAACTCACAACAAATGCATCCCTACTTACCACCATCCCAAATTTAAAACTGGAGAGCGAGGTACatacatgtgtgtatgtatgtgtgggtgtgtgtggtgggttgcccgtgtgtgcatgtctgcgagtgtgtgtgagtgtgtgtgtgtgtgtgtatgtatgcgagtgtgtgtgagtgtatgtctaCCTCCAGGGCCTCGACCAGCTGCTCTCCTCTGGAGATGTTGGGGATGTGGATGGTGGTACTGAAGGCGTCCAGCATCTCCATCTCCTGCAGCACATCCTTCCTGCTGGTGGTGCCGATGATCAGCAGCTTACGTCCCTGTGTGGGGGGGAAACATGACGCAGAGACACATGATGAAGATGGATATTTAGCTCAGGGACAGATAGGACATCCTGTAGAAAATGATGTATGGAAGTGTATAAAACTCtgttgctcaattggtagagcatggcgcttgtaacgccagggtagtgggttcgatccccgggaccacccatacgtaaaaatgtatgtgcacatgactgtaagtcgctttggataaaagcgtctgctaaatggcatatttattattattatattaaaacCCTCATCTAACAACATGCTTCACATCATCAACATACAGTAAATGAGTATGGGGAAATGTGTATGGATAAGGTGGGATCCCTAATATGAGCCTTTTTATCAATCTTTTGATAAAGCTTCTGTTCAGTCTCTCGGTGTCTCTCTCAGCGGTGGACCACATCTACCTAgctgctctagtctagttgactctGAATCAGGGAAGTGGCCTGTTTCTTTCCCAAGAGGCCATGGTCGCTCGGTCGgggccagaggagaggagagagggggattatGGGCTGGCTGCCCCCCCATGGTGCGGAGGGGGTGTGCCCCTGCATGCAGATGAGGTGCCACACAGGCGGCGGTGCTGCCAGGTCCCCCCGGCTCTCTCACAGAGCCCATTCTCCTCCGTTGTCCCCCCCTCGAGAGGCAGGCCTCCCCTAGCCCGGGCTCCCCGCTGGGCCTGGAGCTTTACAACCCTGGAGAAACAGCCCCGGCTCCCATTCACACCCAGCATAACAGCCTGCCTGGACCAATACATTATCACAAACACATCTATACTGCCATATaccctctcacatacacacatccaGGAGAAACAGCTCCGCTCCCATTCACACCcagcacaaaaaaaaacagactgcCTGGACCAAAACAATCTCATACACATTAAACACATTTACAGCTGAACGTAGGCCAGACTAGGGCCCTACTGCTTAAAATACCATAGAGGCCTGGCGGCTACATTCAGGAGACAAAGCTCACAAGCACACACAAAgctcacatgaacacacacagttGTAAAGCTATATACTATCACACAACTAGGAAACACTTTTTGATTCACTCTGCATGGAAATGACTTGGGGCATTATCACGATCTGCTGCCATCTTTCTGCCACTGCCAAAAGAACAACTAGAGCATTTTAAgagtgaccacacacacacattcaagaaGAGCCGCAGCCCACAGAATACTGACCTTGGGAGGTGGTTTCTTGAGGAGGACCAGCAAAGCTTGAAGGACCAGGTTTGAGAAACGGGGGCCAATCGGGACATAGTCTGAGAACAAGGACACTCATAAGTTCTCCCATATTCCTTGTAGGCTgcatataaaatcaaatcaaattgtatttgtcacagtgaaatgcttacttacaagcccttaaccaacattttacatttacattgtagtcatttagcagacactcttatccagagcgacttacagttagtgagtgcataaatgttttcatttttttcataccaacaatgcagttttaagaaagataagtgttaagtaaaaaatagataagtaaaaaacatataaattaaagagcagcagtaaaataacagtagggaggctatatacagggggcaccggtacagagtcaatgtgcggggcaatGTGCACAGGTTAGTATAATACCTCATTATCAGTATGCTTAAATATATTTTTCAGCT contains:
- the LOC121547287 gene encoding proto-oncogene Wnt-3, encoding MDLYLIGYMMCVWLSSWRVLGGYPIWWSLALGQQYSSLGSQPILCGSIPGLVPKQLRFCRNYIEIMPSVAEGVKLGIQECQHQFRGRRWNCTTIKDNLAIFGPVLDKATRESAFVHAIASAGVAFAVTRSCAEGTSTMCGCDSHHKGPPGEGWKWGGCSEDAEFGVLVSREFADARENRPDARSAMNRHNNEAGRTTILDHMHLRCKCHGLSGSCEVKTCWWAQPDFRMLGDYLKDKYDSASEMVVEKHRESRGWVETLRAKYAFFKHPTERDLVYYEGSPNFCEPNPETGSFGTRDRACNVSSHGIEGCDLLCCGRGHNTRTEKRKEKCHCIFHWCCYVSCQECVRVYDVHTCK